A genomic region of Methanobacterium sp. contains the following coding sequences:
- the hisD gene encoding histidinol dehydrogenase: MRTLKLEDGNLRELLGRSQIDSDSVMNIVNDIVSDVKNNGDKSLRHYTEKFDGVYLKDFLVEEEDLEESLIKIEDNLIRSLKQAASNIRKFHQAQLPHDWSMEVDKGITAGQIVRPLERVGCYIPGGRAVYPSSILMTVIPAKVAGVGEIICCTPPGPDGKVEDIVLAAAYLAGADKVYRVGGAQAIAAMAYGTETIPSVDKIVGPGNIFVTAAKKMVYGQVDIDFPAGPSEVLIIADETGNPDYITLDLLAQAEHDPQAASVLVTTSCELARSVDDKLQQELPLMKRKEIIKESFEENGMIILVDTLDEAVMFSNEYAPEHLMIMTRDPEELVKDIKNAGSIFLGDLTPVAAGDYGSGTNHVLPTSFCARMYSGLSTESFLKKPTIQRLSRDGLNNLKDVVIPLAEYEGLYAHAESFKRRLDND; this comes from the coding sequence ATGAGAACCCTAAAACTAGAAGATGGAAACCTAAGAGAACTCTTAGGAAGATCCCAGATAGACTCTGATTCTGTTATGAACATTGTAAATGATATTGTTAGTGATGTTAAGAACAATGGAGATAAATCACTCCGTCACTACACTGAAAAGTTTGATGGAGTTTATCTAAAGGATTTTCTCGTTGAAGAGGAAGACTTGGAAGAGAGTCTCATTAAAATTGAAGATAATTTAATCCGCAGCCTTAAACAAGCCGCATCTAACATACGAAAATTTCATCAAGCCCAGCTACCCCATGACTGGTCCATGGAAGTGGATAAGGGCATAACTGCCGGGCAGATAGTACGTCCCCTGGAGAGGGTGGGATGTTACATACCTGGAGGAAGGGCTGTTTATCCTTCAAGCATTCTCATGACAGTTATCCCTGCTAAAGTTGCAGGAGTGGGTGAAATCATCTGTTGCACTCCCCCAGGTCCTGATGGAAAGGTGGAGGATATAGTACTTGCCGCTGCATATCTTGCTGGTGCGGATAAAGTTTACAGGGTGGGAGGGGCCCAGGCCATTGCAGCCATGGCCTATGGAACAGAAACCATACCTTCAGTGGATAAAATTGTGGGACCCGGTAACATATTCGTTACCGCTGCTAAAAAGATGGTCTACGGTCAGGTGGATATTGATTTCCCTGCAGGACCCTCAGAAGTACTTATAATAGCTGATGAAACCGGAAATCCTGATTACATAACACTTGACCTCCTGGCCCAGGCAGAGCACGACCCTCAGGCGGCATCAGTACTGGTAACCACATCCTGCGAGCTTGCACGGTCTGTGGATGATAAACTACAGCAAGAATTACCCCTGATGAAACGAAAAGAAATTATTAAAGAGTCATTTGAAGAAAACGGTATGATAATCCTGGTGGATACACTGGATGAAGCAGTTATGTTTTCCAATGAATACGCACCAGAACACCTGATGATCATGACCCGTGATCCAGAAGAACTGGTCAAGGATATTAAAAATGCAGGCAGCATATTTCTGGGAGATTTAACACCGGTAGCTGCCGGTGATTATGGCTCAGGAACCAACCACGTCCTACCCACATCATTCTGTGCCAGAATGTACTCTGGACTATCCACCGAGTCCTTCCTGAAAAAACCAACAATCCAACGGCTCTCCAGGGATGGTTTGAATAATCTTAAAGATGTGGTTATTCCTTTAGCAGAATATGAAGGTTTATATGCTCATGCTGAGTCTTTTAAAAGGCGTCTTGATAATGATTAA
- a CDS encoding class I SAM-dependent methyltransferase codes for MISVVYDIKVYRQVLKDIIKEDDVVVELGCHVGNSTRIIAQMAPKGRIIALDKSPESPEKFEKIIAEEETPIEFLNCDVRLHETLEEVTRKVDEMGGCDVLSVDLGGGYHPDTTFKVFFIWSSTLKPRNTIIRNRGLLDFIHSSSSSEVIRSENGWLESCGDDGIPPRLKELKLWSPKL; via the coding sequence ATGATCAGCGTAGTATACGATATCAAAGTTTATAGACAGGTTCTAAAAGATATCATTAAAGAAGATGATGTGGTGGTGGAACTGGGATGTCATGTGGGAAATTCAACCCGCATCATTGCCCAGATGGCACCTAAAGGCAGAATCATCGCACTAGATAAGAGTCCAGAATCCCCTGAAAAGTTTGAAAAAATAATAGCAGAAGAGGAAACTCCCATTGAATTTTTAAACTGTGATGTACGGCTCCATGAAACACTGGAGGAAGTAACTCGGAAAGTGGATGAAATGGGAGGTTGTGATGTTCTCTCGGTGGATCTGGGTGGTGGTTACCATCCGGACACCACCTTTAAAGTATTCTTCATTTGGTCATCAACTTTAAAACCTCGTAACACTATAATTAGAAACAGAGGTCTTTTAGATTTCATACACTCATCATCAAGCTCTGAGGTTATCAGATCTGAAAATGGGTGGCTGGAGTCCTGTGGAGATGATGGCATCCCACCGCGATTAAAAGAACTAAAACTCTGGTCTCCAAAACTATAA
- the thpR gene encoding RNA 2',3'-cyclic phosphodiesterase gives MRAFIAVDVDSRLSYKIQEVQRDLKKTHAPLKMVEPENLHFTFKFFGDISSSQADQITRVIQDKLENYHSFPLHIRGTGVFPKIEYMRVIWLGIEDPHSFSEMQKDLDQEFAKMGFKKERSYIPHLTIARVKGPKNRELLAEKIQELESIEIGEMTVEKLVLKKSELTPVGPIYTDVKEFFI, from the coding sequence ATGCGAGCATTTATAGCAGTTGATGTTGATAGCAGGTTATCCTATAAAATCCAGGAAGTTCAAAGGGATCTTAAAAAAACACATGCCCCATTAAAGATGGTGGAACCTGAGAACCTGCATTTCACCTTCAAATTCTTCGGTGATATCTCCTCATCCCAGGCAGATCAGATAACCCGTGTTATACAGGATAAACTGGAAAATTACCATTCATTCCCACTGCACATCAGGGGAACTGGGGTGTTCCCCAAAATAGAATATATGAGGGTTATCTGGCTGGGAATTGAAGATCCCCATAGTTTTTCCGAGATGCAAAAAGACCTTGACCAGGAATTTGCAAAAATGGGGTTTAAAAAGGAGAGGAGTTACATTCCCCACCTCACAATTGCCCGGGTGAAGGGTCCTAAAAACAGGGAGCTCCTGGCAGAAAAGATTCAGGAACTAGAGTCAATTGAAATTGGTGAAATGACTGTGGAAAAACTGGTGTTAAAAAAGAGTGAACTCACTCCTGTGGGCCCTATATACACCGATGTTAAGGAATTTTTCATTTAA
- the aspS gene encoding aspartate--tRNA(Asn) ligase — MTDSLRSWKRTHYSQELDEEMDTESVTLMGWVHEIRDLGGIIFVLLRDRNGITQITAPSKKISPELLAEIRKFKKESVIAVKGTVQGSPKAPGGVEIIPTEVKVLNESKQPLPLDPTEKVRAEIDTRLDSRYLDLRKHSISAIFKIKSVMLHSVRIYLEENGFIEVNTPKLVGSATEGGTELFPITYFEREAFLGQSPQLYKQMMMATGLDKVYEIAPIFRAEEHDTLRHLNEVISIDAEMAFADQEDAMNLLENLVHNAIKEVKENCQAELEDLGVELEIPELPFPRLEYEEVIDIANSKGVPIRHGEDLSRAAEKALGEAMDGYYFITNWPSEIKPFYVQPHEDEPEKSYAFDLMYRDLEISSGATRVHQHDLLVEQIKSKGLNPDSFQRYLAAFEYGMPPHAGWGLGAERFTMCITGMKNIRETVLFPRDRRRLTP; from the coding sequence TTGACAGATTCATTAAGAAGTTGGAAAAGAACACATTACTCACAGGAACTAGACGAAGAGATGGACACTGAATCAGTAACACTCATGGGCTGGGTTCATGAAATCCGTGACCTTGGAGGTATCATATTCGTACTCTTACGTGACAGGAACGGTATCACCCAGATCACCGCTCCCAGTAAAAAGATCTCACCGGAACTACTGGCTGAGATCAGAAAATTCAAAAAAGAGTCCGTGATCGCAGTTAAAGGAACAGTACAGGGATCACCCAAGGCCCCTGGAGGTGTGGAGATCATACCCACCGAGGTTAAAGTCTTAAACGAATCCAAACAGCCACTGCCCCTTGATCCAACCGAGAAGGTAAGAGCTGAAATTGACACCAGACTGGACTCCAGATACCTGGATCTTCGAAAACATAGCATCAGCGCCATATTCAAAATAAAAAGTGTAATGTTACATTCGGTTCGAATTTACCTTGAAGAAAATGGTTTCATAGAAGTTAACACCCCTAAACTGGTGGGATCCGCCACCGAGGGAGGGACGGAACTGTTCCCAATCACCTACTTTGAAAGGGAGGCCTTCCTGGGACAGAGCCCCCAGCTTTACAAACAGATGATGATGGCCACCGGACTGGACAAAGTCTATGAAATTGCACCCATATTCAGGGCTGAAGAACATGACACCCTCCGCCACCTCAATGAGGTTATTTCAATCGATGCAGAGATGGCCTTCGCTGACCAGGAAGATGCAATGAACCTCCTGGAGAACCTGGTGCACAATGCAATTAAAGAAGTGAAGGAAAACTGTCAGGCTGAACTGGAAGATCTGGGAGTGGAACTGGAAATACCCGAATTACCTTTCCCCCGTCTGGAATATGAGGAAGTCATTGATATCGCCAACTCCAAAGGAGTGCCAATTAGACATGGAGAAGATCTGTCCAGGGCTGCGGAGAAGGCACTGGGTGAAGCCATGGATGGTTACTATTTCATAACCAACTGGCCCAGTGAAATCAAACCATTCTATGTCCAGCCACATGAAGATGAACCAGAAAAGAGCTATGCCTTTGACCTGATGTACCGGGATCTGGAGATATCCTCTGGAGCAACCAGGGTACACCAGCACGACCTCCTGGTTGAACAGATAAAGAGTAAGGGATTAAACCCTGATTCGTTCCAGCGTTACCTGGCAGCTTTCGAGTATGGTATGCCACCACACGCCGGCTGGGGTCTGGGAGCTGAACGATTCACCATGTGCATCACCGGGATGAAAAACATCCGGGAAACAGTACTCTTCCCAAGGGACAGGAGAAGGTTGACTCCATAA
- a CDS encoding 2-amino-3,7-dideoxy-D-threo-hept-6-ulosonate synthase, with product MIGKKIRIERIINRKTGRCVIVPMDHGVSIGPVDGIIKMAETIDEVASGGANAVIMHKGMVGTGHRGYGRDIGLIIHLSASTALGPDPDHKVLVTSVEKAIQLGADAASVHVNVGSEMEPEMLMHLGSISEICDDWGMPLIAMMYPRGKKIDNEHHADVVKLAARAGAELGADIIKTNYTGDPDTFKEVIDGCPVPLVIAGGPRVETDRELLEMVKNSVDVGGAGVAIGRNVFQARSPQKTTRAIAEIVHNDLEIDEALKILNGN from the coding sequence ATGATAGGAAAGAAAATCAGGATTGAAAGGATAATCAACCGAAAAACAGGGAGATGTGTTATCGTTCCCATGGACCACGGTGTTTCAATTGGGCCTGTGGATGGAATAATAAAAATGGCAGAGACCATTGACGAAGTGGCTAGCGGTGGTGCCAACGCTGTAATAATGCATAAAGGAATGGTTGGCACAGGACATCGTGGATATGGACGAGATATCGGACTGATTATTCATTTATCAGCTAGTACTGCCCTGGGACCTGACCCTGATCATAAAGTGCTGGTGACCAGTGTGGAAAAAGCCATCCAACTGGGTGCAGACGCAGCATCTGTACACGTAAACGTAGGATCGGAGATGGAACCTGAGATGTTAATGCACCTGGGAAGCATTTCCGAGATCTGTGATGATTGGGGCATGCCCCTCATTGCCATGATGTATCCTAGAGGCAAAAAAATCGACAATGAACACCACGCCGATGTGGTGAAGCTTGCTGCCCGTGCCGGTGCAGAACTGGGAGCTGACATCATTAAAACCAATTACACTGGAGACCCGGACACATTCAAAGAAGTAATTGATGGTTGTCCTGTTCCACTGGTCATTGCTGGAGGACCCCGAGTGGAAACAGACCGTGAACTTTTGGAAATGGTGAAAAACTCTGTTGATGTTGGTGGAGCTGGTGTGGCCATAGGCCGAAATGTCTTCCAAGCAAGATCACCACAGAAAACCACCCGGGCCATTGCCGAGATTGTTCACAATGACCTGGAAATTGACGAAGCCCTTAAAATCCTCAATGGTAACTAA
- a CDS encoding 3-dehydroquinate synthase II — translation MKFAWIMAEGNVWDKKKQFITTALESGMDHIVDFSDVDNIRKLGNVKLISDIEGSDVVLVGRNSEGDGTLIIPDDLAESKDLAAVKRLKRRDKKVAAYVEILTKKHEELAALLGKDADYLILMGRDWKVIPLENIIAGLQGEKVKIIAAVADYDEAKLALETMEHGTDGVLLCPHEISQIKKVAELMEKIQSENYQLKPATITKVEPVGIGDRVCVDTCSMMQLGEGMLVGSYSQGLFLVHSESMESEYVASRPFRVNAGPVHAYVMTPGNKTKYLSELETGDEVLTVDQEGNSKVAIVGRVKIEKRPLMLVEAEYEGVVLRTLLQNAETIRLVSEDGKPISVAELKIGDKIMIYLDPNARHFGMAIEESIIEK, via the coding sequence ATGAAGTTTGCATGGATAATGGCCGAAGGTAATGTATGGGATAAAAAAAAGCAGTTCATTACCACTGCACTGGAATCAGGGATGGATCATATCGTTGACTTTAGCGATGTGGACAATATTCGTAAGCTGGGTAATGTGAAACTCATCTCTGATATTGAAGGATCTGATGTGGTTCTGGTGGGCCGCAACAGCGAAGGAGACGGCACCCTCATCATACCAGATGACCTCGCAGAATCCAAGGATCTGGCTGCAGTTAAGAGGTTGAAAAGAAGGGATAAAAAAGTAGCAGCCTATGTGGAGATTCTCACCAAAAAACACGAAGAACTGGCTGCACTCTTAGGAAAAGATGCTGATTACCTCATCCTCATGGGCCGGGACTGGAAAGTCATACCCCTGGAAAACATAATCGCTGGACTGCAGGGTGAGAAAGTCAAAATCATTGCAGCAGTAGCAGATTATGATGAGGCTAAACTGGCTCTGGAAACCATGGAACACGGAACCGATGGTGTACTGTTATGTCCCCATGAAATCAGCCAGATAAAAAAGGTAGCTGAACTAATGGAGAAAATACAGAGTGAAAATTACCAGTTAAAACCAGCAACCATCACCAAGGTCGAACCAGTGGGAATTGGTGACCGGGTCTGTGTGGACACCTGCTCCATGATGCAACTGGGTGAAGGTATGCTGGTGGGATCCTACTCCCAGGGACTGTTCCTGGTGCACAGTGAGTCAATGGAAAGTGAATACGTTGCCTCACGACCCTTCCGGGTTAACGCCGGCCCAGTGCATGCCTATGTCATGACCCCTGGTAACAAAACCAAGTACCTCTCTGAACTGGAAACCGGAGATGAAGTGCTTACAGTGGACCAGGAAGGTAACAGCAAAGTGGCCATAGTGGGACGGGTTAAAATCGAAAAACGACCATTGATGCTGGTGGAAGCAGAATATGAAGGAGTTGTACTTAGAACTCTTCTTCAAAACGCAGAAACCATACGCCTGGTCTCAGAAGATGGTAAGCCCATTTCCGTGGCAGAACTAAAGATTGGGGATAAGATAATGATCTACCTGGACCCCAATGCTCGGCACTTTGGAATGGCCATTGAAGAGAGTATTATTGAAAAATAA
- a CDS encoding UPF0058 family protein translates to MYKDELIQLHQFLVYVLKHLDHEYEVKDECKDYLCLNISPHHIHRTKAEHKYAIFVLSNSISEIIAANNGGTSSNISNGLSELVKRSRKELIRFQNEDTLALQKIKM, encoded by the coding sequence ATGTACAAAGATGAGCTTATACAGTTGCATCAATTTTTGGTATACGTTTTAAAGCATCTGGACCATGAGTATGAGGTGAAGGATGAGTGTAAGGACTATCTGTGCCTTAACATCAGCCCACATCACATACACCGCACCAAAGCTGAACATAAATATGCTATTTTTGTCTTGTCAAATTCTATTTCTGAGATCATTGCTGCCAACAACGGAGGAACTTCTTCTAACATTTCCAACGGCCTCTCAGAACTGGTAAAACGGTCGCGAAAAGAACTCATAAGATTCCAGAATGAAGATACTTTAGCTCTCCAAAAAATCAAGATGTAA
- a CDS encoding NAD(P)/FAD-dependent oxidoreductase, which translates to MNIYDIAVVGAGPAGCMAAIEGARLGKKVILLEKNDRIGRKLLLTGNGRCNLTNTSTLEIFMEAFGRRGSFYRDAFGKFSNHNLMDFFKEHNLELKVEENRRVFPITDKAESVMNVLRKVLEECKVKVVYNYHLEHLNKVANIFKLSSTDNEVIKSRSVVIATGGVTYGFTGSTGDGLRVAEFMGHHISELLPGEVPLYVREKWVHQLKGVTLEDVGLSIGYGGKMISLPTGNLLLTHFGVSGPVILDASHEIVDIINKQGDVKLYIDFKPGINHESLGAQLMEDFQNYSKKSLKNYLKIHLPNSTIPPLLMILNIDPQKKLNQISKKERVKLLHILKALPLTITGHLPMDKAMVTCGGVTKKEINPQTMESKLVDGLYFAGEIIAGCGLRGGYNLQQAFSTGYLAGNSAGTK; encoded by the coding sequence ATGAACATATACGACATAGCTGTTGTGGGAGCCGGACCTGCCGGTTGTATGGCCGCCATTGAAGGAGCGCGACTGGGTAAAAAGGTAATCCTGCTGGAAAAAAATGATAGAATAGGTCGTAAGCTACTTTTAACAGGTAATGGGCGGTGCAACCTCACCAACACATCTACCCTGGAAATTTTCATGGAGGCATTTGGTAGAAGGGGTTCATTTTACCGGGATGCCTTCGGTAAATTTTCCAACCACAATTTAATGGATTTTTTTAAAGAACATAATCTGGAATTAAAGGTGGAAGAGAATAGACGGGTGTTTCCCATCACCGACAAAGCAGAATCAGTGATGAATGTTCTAAGAAAGGTTTTGGAGGAATGTAAAGTAAAAGTGGTTTACAATTATCACCTGGAACATCTCAACAAGGTCGCCAATATCTTCAAATTGTCTTCAACAGATAATGAAGTAATTAAATCCCGTAGTGTTGTTATTGCTACTGGGGGAGTGACCTATGGATTTACCGGGTCAACTGGAGATGGATTAAGAGTTGCTGAGTTTATGGGACACCACATCAGCGAACTTTTACCAGGAGAGGTTCCTTTGTATGTGCGGGAGAAATGGGTTCACCAGTTAAAGGGAGTTACCCTGGAAGATGTGGGGTTGAGTATAGGATATGGGGGAAAGATGATATCCTTACCCACTGGAAATCTTCTTTTAACACATTTCGGTGTTTCAGGCCCGGTTATTCTAGATGCCAGCCATGAAATTGTGGATATTATAAATAAACAGGGGGATGTGAAACTTTACATTGACTTTAAGCCAGGCATTAATCATGAATCTCTGGGAGCCCAGTTAATGGAAGATTTCCAGAATTACAGTAAAAAAAGTTTGAAAAATTATTTAAAAATTCACCTCCCTAACAGTACCATTCCTCCTTTATTAATGATTTTAAACATTGACCCTCAAAAAAAGCTGAACCAAATCTCCAAAAAGGAGAGGGTGAAGCTACTGCACATATTAAAAGCACTCCCTTTAACCATTACGGGACATCTTCCCATGGATAAGGCTATGGTTACCTGTGGCGGTGTTACTAAAAAGGAGATAAACCCTCAAACTATGGAGTCAAAGCTGGTTGATGGTTTGTATTTTGCTGGGGAAATAATTGCAGGATGTGGTCTCAGAGGTGGTTATAACCTGCAACAAGCTTTTTCTACCGGTTATCTTGCAGGAAACAGTGCTGGAACTAAATAA